TGCTGCATCACCTCTTCCAGGGGAACGAACCGGTCTTTGGCTCCAACCCTGAGAAAGCGGGGTATCCCGGTCCCCACCGGCACCTTTACCCGAGCAAGGGAAGTCTCCCGCTCCCGGGGATAACGGAGCGTCACGAGCAGGTTAAGGGAGAGGTTAGAGATAAAGGGGAAAGGATGGGCAGGATCAATGGACTGGGGTGTTACCAGGGGAAAAATGTTGCGGATGTAATAGTCGCGGAGCTCTTTCCGCTCCCGGGCCGATATCTCGCTGTAGCCGAGAATCCGGATGCCGGCCGAGCGGAGCAGCGTCAGGAGCTCGCCAAAGACTTGCCGCTTCCGCTCCCCCAGCTCCCGCACCACGACGTAGCACTCATCGATCTGCTGCCGTGGGGTGCGGCCGTCCACTGTCAGGTTCTGGATCCCCGCCCCCACCTGCTGCTTGAGCCCCCCGATCCGCTTCATGAAGAACTCGTCCAGGTTGCTGCTGACGATGGCGGTGAACTTGACCCGCTCCAGCAGCGGGGTCCGCTCGTCCTCGGCTTCGTGGAGCACCCTGCGGTTGAACTCCAGCCAGGTGAGCTCCCGGTTCAGGTAAAGCCCCGGGGCTGTCAGATCCGCGCCCGCGCCTCCCGCAACCTGCCGGCGAGCCATGCTACAACCACCCCTTCTTCTTGAAGATGTAAAGCGGAAGCACCGCCGAGAGGACAATCAGGGTGAGGGCGAAGGGGTAGCCGAAGACCCATTCCAGCTCGGGCATGTGCTTGTAGTTCATGCCGTAGATGCTGGCGATCATGGTTGGCGGCAGGAAAATCACCGACATGACGGTAAAAATCTTGATGACCTTGTTCTGCTCCACGCTCAAGTGGTTGAGGAACAGGTTCTGGATGTAGTCAAGGCGCTCGAAGTTGAAGTTGGCCGAGATAACGAGGGAGTTCACGTCCTTCATCATCATGCTGAACTCCTTCTTGAGGTTTTCGGAGATGGAGGCGCTCTTCAGCAGCGAAGACAGAACCCGGTGCTTGTCAGTCAGGTTCTCCCGGATGGTGATGTTGATGTCTTCGTAGTCGGTTATATGCGCGAGATACTCCGTCGGATTCTCGAAGGACTGGGGATCGCGGCGTCCCAGGCTGGCGATCCCCCGGGAGAGGGCCTCCAGGGTATCGGCATCCATATCGACCCGCATGGCGAGAATGCCCGAGAGAATGTCGGCCCCATCCCGGAACGAGCGTGGACTCAGACGCAGCTTGCGCGAGAACTCGGTAAAAATCCGGTGGTCGCTGAAACGGATGGTGACGACGAAATTCCCCCTGAGGATGAAGGAGACGGTCTCGTTGTGGAACTTCTCCTCCTGGCGCACCAGGAAGTAGGTGTTGATGTCGATGCCGGTCTCGTCTTCCCAGAACCGGGAGCTGAACTCGATCTCCTCCGACTCCTGGCGGGTCGGCAGCTCGATCTTGAGGCTCCGTTCCACGGTGGTCAGCTCGTCGGGGGAAGGGGAGAGAAGGTCGAGCCAGATGAGGGAGCCTGCATCCAGTTCCACCAGTTCGTCGGGCTCGACGGAAATCTGCCTGAATGAATCTTCCGAGCGAAGGTATGCCTTGATCATGGGACACGTTTCCTGGTTCAAAATCGCATGCTTATTGCGTCCTGGCGATTGTAGATGCAAGGGGAGAGACGGTCAAGGAGTCATTTTCCCCCATCGTCATCAGATACCGGCAATCTCCCTGGCGGCGGCAAGAAGTTCGTCCACCGTTTGCGGGTCCCCCGCCTCGCTGTATAGCCGGAGCACCGGCTCGGTTCCCGACGGGCGGATCAGGAGCCATGAGCCGTCGGCAAAGATGAACTTGAAGCCGTCGCGGAAGTTCTCCCGGGCCACGGTCCGCCCGGCGATGGCGGCAAGCCCCCCCTGCTTCAAGCGGGCGATGAGGGCTTCCTTTGGGCCGTCGGCAATGGGGAGGTCGATGCGGCGGTAGTAGAAGCGGCCGATCTCGTCCATGGTCTCGTCCAGGAGCTGCCGCACCCCTTTGCCGCTCATGGCCATGGCCTCCAGGAGCAGCAGCCCCATGAGGATGCCGTCCCGCTCGGGGATATGCCCCTTGACGCCGAGCCCCCCCGACTCCTCCCCCCCCATGAGGATGTCATGGTCGAGCATCAGCTCGCAGATGTGCTTGAAGCCGATGGGGGTCTCGAAGAGGGGAAGCCCGAATTTTTCCGCCAGAAGATCCACCATGCGGGTGGTGGAAACGGTTTTTACCACCCCCCCGGCGAGCCCCTTGCGCTCCACCAGGTGCCGGAGGATCACCGTAAATATCCGGTGGGAAGAGAAGAACTCGCCGGTCTCGTCCACGGCGCCGATCCGGTCGGCATCGCCGTCCAGGGCAAGCCCGATGCGGTACCGGCCGCTTCCCACGAGAGCCGCCAGCTCCGTCAGGTGCTCTTCCGTGGGCTCCGGGGGCTGCCCCCCGAAGGAGGGGTTCTCATCCCCGTGGATTTCATGAAAGCCGGGAAGAAGCTCCGGCACGAAACCGGCACCGGCGCCGTACATGGGATCCACCACCACCGGGAGGTTGGCCGTGCGGATCGCCTCCAGGTCCACGTAGCGGGAGAGTTGCCGGAAATACCCCCCCTTGGGGTCGAAGATGGTGACGCTTCCGTCGGCCAGCGCTTCGGCCAGGGGACGGGACTTTATCTCCCGGCCCGCATCGTCGTTGGCGGCCACCATCTCCTCCAGAATCTTAGTTGTGGATGGTCGGGCCGAGCCGCCGAAGGACTCCTTCACCTTGAAACCGTTGTAGGCGGGGGGGTTGTGGCTGGCGGTAATCATGACGCCCCCCCCGGCCCCCAGCTCATGAACCGCCCAGGAGACCGCCGGAGTCGGGGCGTAGCCGCCGGTGAGCCAGACCCGGATGCCGTTGCCGGCGGCGATCTCCGCCACCCGCTCGGCGAACTCCCGGGAGAGGAAGCGGCGGTCGTAGCCGATTACGAGCCCCTTGGGCGCCAACCCTTCGCGGATGAGGTAATCCATGGTGGCCTGGGCCACCCGGGAGAGGTTGTCGAAGGTGAAATCCCGGGCAATGACCCCGCGCCAGCCGTCGGTTCCGAACTTTATCTGCACCGTATATCCTCCTGAGTTTCCATATCGTGGGATAAGCATAACGTAAACGCCGTAATTTTCCGCACTATCACCGGCCAAGTCAACCTTTTGTTTGTTCCTTTCCCCGGCGAAATGGAGTATGGTTCCGCTTTGAACACGCTTTCGGGGAGGCCCTTGCCATGTACGGACGCATCTTCACCCCCTTCGCCATCGGAAGGTTCACCATCGTTCCGGAGGATCATCCCGTGGACCCGGCAGCCGGGCTTCCCCTCATAATGGGGAAGAAGGGTGCCTTCGGCTCCGGAGAGCACGAAACCACCGCCTCCTGCCTGGAGGAGATGGAGCGGATTCCAGGCATCGCCGGCATGCGCTGTCTCGACCTCGGCAGCGGCACCGGCATCCTGGCCGTGGCTGCCATTCGCCTGGGGGCCGCCAGCGTGGTGGCAGTGGACATCGACCCCAGGGCGGCCGAATCGTGTGCCGCCAACGTCCGACTGAACGGCATGGAGGGGCGGATCCTCACCGTCTGCGGCGAGCTGGCATCGGTGGGGCGGGAGCCCTACGACCTGCTGCTGGCCAACATCTACGCCGAAATCCACCTGGCCCTTGCCGACGAAATGGTGGCGCTGGTCCGCCCCGGCGGATGGCTCATCCTCTCCGGCATCCCCATCCAGGACAAGTTCGACATCCAGCGGCGCTTCAGCAACCTCGGCTGCATCCAGCACGACTGGCAAATCCTCGAAGAATACGTCACCCTCGTGCTCCGCAAGCCCTGACACGCAAAGCAACGAAATGATTGACTAGCAATTCCATTTCTCATTATAATTCCGAGTCTTTTAATTTATCCGGAGGACTGTTACACCATGTTCAAACGAATCATCCTCGCCCTGATTCTCTGCGGCCTCTTCAGCGTGCTCCTCATCGCCGGCAATGCCGATGCCGCCGCGCCGGCCCCCAAGTCCGGCAACCCCGTGGTGCTCATGGAGACAAGCCTTGGCACCGTAAAAATAGAGCTCTATGCCGACAAGGCTCCCCTCTCGGTGAAGAATTTCCTCGAATACGCCAACAGCGGCTTTTACGAAGGCACAATCTTCCATCGGGTAATCCCCGGCTTCATGGCCCAGGGGGGCGGCTTTACCACCGACCGGAAGCAGAAGGAGACCCGGGCTCCCATCAAAAACGAGGCGGGCAACGGTCTGAAGAACGATCGCGGCACCATCGCCATGGCCCGCACCGCCAGCCCCGACAGCGCCACGGCCCAGTTCTTCATCAACGTGGTGAACAACGACGGCCTCAACCGCCCAAG
The nucleotide sequence above comes from Geobacter benzoatilyticus. Encoded proteins:
- the corA gene encoding magnesium/cobalt transporter CorA; amino-acid sequence: MIKAYLRSEDSFRQISVEPDELVELDAGSLIWLDLLSPSPDELTTVERSLKIELPTRQESEEIEFSSRFWEDETGIDINTYFLVRQEEKFHNETVSFILRGNFVVTIRFSDHRIFTEFSRKLRLSPRSFRDGADILSGILAMRVDMDADTLEALSRGIASLGRRDPQSFENPTEYLAHITDYEDINITIRENLTDKHRVLSSLLKSASISENLKKEFSMMMKDVNSLVISANFNFERLDYIQNLFLNHLSVEQNKVIKIFTVMSVIFLPPTMIASIYGMNYKHMPELEWVFGYPFALTLIVLSAVLPLYIFKKKGWL
- a CDS encoding peptidylprolyl isomerase, encoding MFKRIILALILCGLFSVLLIAGNADAAAPAPKSGNPVVLMETSLGTVKIELYADKAPLSVKNFLEYANSGFYEGTIFHRVIPGFMAQGGGFTTDRKQKETRAPIKNEAGNGLKNDRGTIAMARTASPDSATAQFFINVVNNDGLNRPSPDGYGYAVFGRVIDGMDVVDKIVTTPKQRLNMLFSDIPATPVVIKSVKAVK
- a CDS encoding 50S ribosomal protein L11 methyltransferase; this encodes MYGRIFTPFAIGRFTIVPEDHPVDPAAGLPLIMGKKGAFGSGEHETTASCLEEMERIPGIAGMRCLDLGSGTGILAVAAIRLGAASVVAVDIDPRAAESCAANVRLNGMEGRILTVCGELASVGREPYDLLLANIYAEIHLALADEMVALVRPGGWLILSGIPIQDKFDIQRRFSNLGCIQHDWQILEEYVTLVLRKP
- a CDS encoding phosphoglucomutase/phosphomannomutase family protein, which translates into the protein MQIKFGTDGWRGVIARDFTFDNLSRVAQATMDYLIREGLAPKGLVIGYDRRFLSREFAERVAEIAAGNGIRVWLTGGYAPTPAVSWAVHELGAGGGVMITASHNPPAYNGFKVKESFGGSARPSTTKILEEMVAANDDAGREIKSRPLAEALADGSVTIFDPKGGYFRQLSRYVDLEAIRTANLPVVVDPMYGAGAGFVPELLPGFHEIHGDENPSFGGQPPEPTEEHLTELAALVGSGRYRIGLALDGDADRIGAVDETGEFFSSHRIFTVILRHLVERKGLAGGVVKTVSTTRMVDLLAEKFGLPLFETPIGFKHICELMLDHDILMGGEESGGLGVKGHIPERDGILMGLLLLEAMAMSGKGVRQLLDETMDEIGRFYYRRIDLPIADGPKEALIARLKQGGLAAIAGRTVARENFRDGFKFIFADGSWLLIRPSGTEPVLRLYSEAGDPQTVDELLAAAREIAGI